A stretch of Lathyrus oleraceus cultivar Zhongwan6 chromosome 6, CAAS_Psat_ZW6_1.0, whole genome shotgun sequence DNA encodes these proteins:
- the LOC127095471 gene encoding uncharacterized protein LOC127095471 — protein sequence MREPSEKTKQAKKAMLGESSGSRPQVPLVGSPGKFVSLPASVKIKPIASSLPQTNPIYTTADTPPSTNKSSNLPSQKFNLATTTLPVSEVEMLNETTSPSSSPSPQSPPYYELSSDTEPSDPHSPTMAQLQDRALASQKPSHLNPEPEVTSPPPKHPNPTHFEPQPSEPIHYESQPSEPTHSDIPQPITSADPRTPTLNLSSPTSPSQASAMNQKLPFWPLKKQLREAEERTRQEVEEKARQEELQRIIDAEAKAIVDAVVAEAEAKAKANTEEAACLAEESTAKAKADELTQGESSNYGFVPLFLKTLEELQKEQQIVQARLDKQDSVKRKHSEHAIPATPKDASASKPLGT from the exons GAATCATCTGGATCAAGACCCCAAGTTCCTCTGGTTGGCTCTCCAGGTAAGTTTGTATCTCTCCCTGCCTCTGTAAAAATTAAACCCATTGCTTCTTCTCTTCCTCAAACAAACCCTATATACACCACTGCTGACACTCCTCCCTCAACCAACAAATCCTCTAACTTACCATCTCAAAAATTCAACCTCGCCACCACAACTTTACCTGTTTCAGAAGTAGAAATGCTAAATGAAACCACCTCACCATCTTCATCACCATCTCCTCAATCCCCACCTTACTATGAACTTTCATCTGACACTGAACCATCTGATCCTCACTCCCCCACTATGGCTCAGCTCCAAGACCGTGCTCTAGCCTCTCAAAAGCCATCACATCTTAAccctgaacctgaagtcacttccCCACCTCCGAAACATCCAAACCCAACCCACTTTGAACCACAACCTTCAGAACCAATCCACTATGaatcacaaccatctgaaccTACACACTCTGACATACCACAACCCATCACTTCCGCTGACCCAAGAACTCCCACACTTAACCTAAGTTCCCCCACCTCACCCTCCCAAGCCTCTGCAATGAACCAGAAACTACCCTTCTGGCCCTTAAAGAAGCAATTAag agaagctgaggaacggACAAGACAAGAAGTTGAAGAGAAAGCGCGTCAAGAAGAGCTTCAGAGAATCATAGACGCTGAAGCAAAGGCTATTGttgatgctgttgttgctgaaGCTGAGGCAAAAGCCAAAGCCAACACTGAAGAAGCAGCGTGCCTTGCTGAAGAATCTACTGCCAAAGCCAAAGCTGATGaactaactcagggggagtcctccaaCTATGGATTCGTCCCTCTGTTCCTGAAGACTCTCGAAGAActgcagaaagaacaacagaTAGTTCAAGCTAGATTGGATAAACAGGACTCTGTCAAACGTAAACATTCAGAACATGCTATCCCAGCTactccaaaggatgcctccgcctccaaacccttaggcacctag